The following proteins are co-located in the Dietzia timorensis genome:
- a CDS encoding tautomerase family protein has protein sequence MPLIELTAPEGSLTESGRATIQKTLVATLMRWEGAPDNAFFRSISWSYLHEVPADAQTTAEDEEPRFLVKVTVPAGAVSDKQKEGLVADATKDVLAAAGLGEDQALRVWVLITEQADGTWGGGGQIFRYADLVALANG, from the coding sequence ATGCCACTGATCGAACTGACCGCACCCGAAGGATCCCTGACCGAATCCGGACGCGCGACCATCCAGAAAACGCTCGTAGCGACCCTGATGCGGTGGGAAGGCGCGCCCGACAATGCGTTCTTCCGGTCCATCTCGTGGTCGTATCTCCACGAGGTTCCCGCCGATGCACAGACCACCGCGGAGGATGAGGAACCGCGATTCCTTGTCAAAGTGACCGTTCCCGCGGGAGCGGTGAGTGACAAGCAGAAGGAGGGCCTTGTCGCCGACGCGACCAAGGACGTGCTCGCGGCCGCGGGATTGGGGGAGGACCAGGCGTTGCGCGTGTGGGTGCTCATCACAGAGCAGGCAGACGGTACCTGGGGCGGAGGCGGGCAAATCTTCCGCTACGCCGATCTCGTCGCCCTGGCGAACGGTTAG
- a CDS encoding zinc-binding dehydrogenase, producing the protein MITDVLRIPFADHMLVRVPESVDPLRVASAGDNLTDAWRAVAPALERRPGGKVLVIGGGAQSIGLYATGFAVGLGADRVDYFDDRAERLEVAEHFGATVHRIPKSRRKSILGSISDRYDVAVEASSQAQGLRDALRALRPGGICTGTGYYLMKNTGLPVMDMYATSSELHVGVSHVRPHLPAMLDFFATSGFEAEKVTSVLADWDSAEEAYAAHTTKVVLHRPKLELAGAAG; encoded by the coding sequence GTGATCACCGACGTGCTCCGTATCCCCTTCGCCGACCACATGCTCGTGCGCGTGCCGGAGTCAGTCGACCCGCTGCGCGTCGCGTCGGCGGGCGACAACCTCACCGACGCCTGGCGCGCGGTCGCGCCAGCCCTCGAGCGGCGCCCCGGCGGCAAGGTCCTTGTCATCGGCGGAGGCGCCCAATCGATCGGCCTCTACGCCACCGGCTTCGCCGTCGGCCTCGGCGCCGACCGGGTCGACTACTTCGACGACCGCGCTGAGCGCCTCGAGGTCGCCGAACACTTCGGCGCCACCGTGCACCGCATCCCCAAATCGCGCCGAAAGTCCATCCTCGGAAGCATCTCCGACAGGTATGACGTCGCCGTCGAGGCGTCCTCCCAGGCGCAGGGGCTGCGCGACGCGTTGCGGGCCCTGCGTCCGGGCGGAATCTGCACGGGCACCGGCTACTACCTGATGAAGAACACGGGGCTACCGGTGATGGACATGTATGCCACTAGTTCCGAACTGCACGTGGGAGTGTCGCATGTGCGGCCGCACCTGCCGGCGATGCTCGACTTCTTCGCCACCAGCGGCTTCGAGGCCGAAAAGGTCACCAGCGTGCTCGCCGACTGGGATTCGGCCGAAGAGGCCTACGCGGCCCACACGACGAAGGTCGTGCTTCACCGCCCGAAGCTCGAGCTCGCCGGCGCCGCCGGTTGA
- a CDS encoding alcohol dehydrogenase catalytic domain-containing protein gives MRELNVLTPGKIGWLDKPEPVLENPTDALVRPFIASRCDGDALPIHMHSATHKAMTAGVRLGAIDASVGDIVGRTPFEGPFGIGHEAIGQVTAVGTEVADMQVGDVVVVPWAVSCGTCYECSLGLTAKCSTFLPNSPGKTLN, from the coding sequence ATGCGCGAACTCAATGTCCTCACGCCCGGAAAGATCGGCTGGCTCGACAAGCCCGAGCCCGTGCTCGAGAATCCGACCGACGCGCTCGTGCGTCCCTTCATCGCGAGCCGCTGCGATGGCGACGCCCTGCCGATCCACATGCACTCGGCCACCCACAAGGCGATGACGGCGGGCGTGCGCCTCGGCGCCATCGACGCCTCGGTCGGCGATATCGTCGGCCGCACTCCTTTCGAGGGCCCGTTCGGCATCGGCCACGAGGCCATCGGGCAGGTCACCGCCGTGGGAACCGAGGTTGCCGACATGCAGGTCGGCGACGTCGTCGTCGTGCCCTGGGCCGTGTCCTGCGGCACGTGCTACGAATGCTCCCTCGGTCTGACGGCGAAGTGCTCGACTTTCCTGCCGAACTCGCCGGGCAAGACCCTCAATTGA
- a CDS encoding TetR/AcrR family transcriptional regulator: MGARTETRRHMVTAATEILSRRGFSGTTVRAVLERSGAPRGSVGFHFPGGRSELVSAAFDEVGGQVEAALIDMEEQGRTGAELLGAMCEFYAESLRGSGFRSGCPIGSALAEIHDDTEFAPRLRTILESWVRVLARTLRRDGVSADDADELSMLAISSLEGAILTARITRDTAPVEAVRRRICPLLIP, from the coding sequence ATGGGAGCGCGCACGGAAACTCGTCGACACATGGTGACGGCTGCGACGGAGATCCTCAGCAGGAGGGGTTTTTCGGGAACGACGGTGCGCGCGGTTCTTGAACGCAGCGGCGCACCGCGGGGATCGGTGGGCTTTCACTTTCCCGGCGGTCGCAGCGAGCTTGTGAGTGCCGCATTCGACGAGGTCGGCGGGCAGGTCGAAGCCGCCCTCATCGACATGGAGGAGCAGGGCCGCACGGGCGCGGAATTGCTCGGGGCGATGTGCGAATTCTATGCCGAGAGCCTTCGCGGATCTGGGTTCCGCTCGGGATGCCCCATTGGTTCCGCGCTCGCCGAGATCCACGACGATACAGAGTTCGCCCCACGACTTCGCACGATCCTCGAGTCATGGGTGCGGGTGCTCGCCCGGACGCTTCGCCGGGACGGAGTTTCCGCCGACGACGCCGATGAGCTGAGCATGCTCGCGATCAGCTCGCTCGAGGGAGCGATACTCACCGCACGGATCACTCGCGACACCGCTCCCGTCGAAGCCGTGCGCAGGCGCATCTGTCCACTGCTCATTCCCTGA
- the bla gene encoding class A beta-lactamase, with the protein MTKTKTKTKTKTKTQKSAVLASLVAFALAGSGGCANQAASPVTPSAHAAMSAGSLGMSGSVGSASLAGSAIDQDLTARIVHMIDASEADVGVFAQSLDTRETVEIGADESYPMLSTFKVYAVAAFLDRFGTSAALDDTVTIAEPDLVDNSPVTSENVGRPMSYRDLAIAALTRSDNTAGNLLLRKIGGPAEIGEFAGRVGDSASRLDRWEVELNEATPGDERDSTTARGLAAGYRAVLDGDVLTPEARDLLVGWMGETETSDKLSRAELPEGWTTADKSGGGYYGTRNTAGLVLGPEGQRILLVVLSRDGKDRRDGPYAEQLISGIAAETTALGR; encoded by the coding sequence ATGACGAAGACGAAGACGAAGACGAAGACGAAGACGAAGACACAGAAGAGTGCCGTGCTCGCGTCGCTGGTCGCGTTCGCCCTCGCCGGGAGCGGCGGCTGCGCGAACCAGGCGGCCTCTCCGGTCACGCCGTCGGCTCATGCTGCGATGTCGGCGGGTTCGCTGGGAATGTCGGGCTCGGTGGGATCGGCATCGCTTGCGGGATCGGCAATCGATCAGGACCTGACCGCCCGAATAGTCCACATGATCGACGCGTCCGAAGCCGACGTCGGGGTGTTCGCCCAGTCGCTGGATACCCGCGAAACGGTGGAGATCGGCGCGGACGAGTCGTACCCGATGCTGTCGACCTTCAAGGTCTACGCCGTCGCCGCGTTTCTCGATCGCTTCGGAACGAGTGCGGCACTCGACGACACCGTCACGATCGCCGAACCCGACCTCGTAGACAACTCGCCGGTGACAAGCGAGAACGTAGGCCGCCCCATGAGCTACCGGGACCTGGCCATCGCCGCACTCACGCGCAGCGATAACACCGCCGGCAACCTGCTTCTGCGCAAAATCGGCGGGCCCGCCGAGATCGGCGAATTCGCCGGTCGGGTCGGTGACTCGGCCTCCCGCCTCGACCGCTGGGAAGTGGAACTCAACGAAGCCACTCCCGGCGATGAGCGCGATTCGACCACCGCGCGCGGGCTCGCCGCCGGCTACCGGGCCGTCCTGGATGGGGATGTCCTGACGCCGGAGGCGCGGGATCTTCTCGTCGGCTGGATGGGCGAGACCGAAACCTCGGACAAGTTATCGCGGGCCGAGCTGCCCGAGGGCTGGACTACGGCGGACAAGAGCGGTGGGGGCTACTACGGCACGCGGAACACCGCCGGCCTCGTGCTCGGCCCCGAAGGCCAACGGATACTTCTGGTCGTCCTTTCCCGAGACGGGAAGGATCGGCGCGATGGGCCGTATGCCGAGCAACTCATCTCCGGCATCGCCGCGGAGACGACAGCCCTCGGGCGGTAG
- the nirD gene encoding nitrite reductase small subunit NirD has protein sequence MTVIETTGLRAGAEVAVCTADALEANLGECVLLPDGRQVALFKVFDPKMDIERVYAVSNIDPYMNAAVMSRGIVGEHDGVPTVASPLLKQVFRLDDGRSLDDDSLGLEVFRAEIRDGEVIIAY, from the coding sequence ATGACCGTTATCGAAACAACTGGACTTCGCGCCGGCGCGGAGGTCGCCGTGTGCACGGCGGACGCGCTCGAGGCGAATCTCGGCGAGTGCGTGCTGCTGCCCGATGGGCGGCAGGTCGCGCTGTTCAAGGTGTTCGACCCGAAGATGGACATCGAGCGGGTGTATGCGGTGTCGAACATCGACCCGTACATGAATGCGGCGGTGATGAGCCGAGGGATCGTCGGCGAGCACGATGGTGTGCCGACGGTTGCCTCGCCTCTGCTCAAGCAGGTGTTCCGGCTCGACGATGGTCGCTCGCTCGACGACGACAGCCTCGGTCTGGAGGTGTTCCGCGCCGAGATTCGCGACGGCGAGGTCATTATCGCGTACTGA
- the nirB gene encoding nitrite reductase large subunit NirB — protein MSSSSAAQSHPKHVVVIGFGMVAHRTVMEILAREPKTRITVIAEEAGHAYDRVALSSYVGSWDRGMLELDTLPSAVEVHNARATGIDRDTKLVTCSDGREVAYDHLVLATGSAPFVPPVPGHDLDGVFVYRTLDDLDALRERIDSAKAAGRMPVGAVIGGGLLGLEAANALRLLGAETHVVEMAPRLMPIQVDAAGGAVLAQKVEALGVAVHAGRATSSIAENPADPNTLTMTLGSDEGDEELAVDLVVFSAGIRPRDELAEPAGLERGPRGGFGVDRHCLTSDPAISAVGEAAAVDGTCYGLVAPGYQTAQIVADRLTGRDARTFVDPDMSTKLKLLGIDVASFGDAHGVAEGASELHVNDPVAGEYKKLVLAADGKTLLGGILVGDAAQYSVLRSLVGEPLPGSPMALIAPAAGEAPAIGVGSLPADAQICSCNAVSKGDICSAIADGSHSVGDIKTCTRAGASCGSCVGLIKQLLDAEGIEQSTAVCEHFAQSRAELFQIASSTGISDFSTFIERFGQGRGCEVCKPTLASIFATLNSADHVLDDGRAALQDSNDRFLANIQRNGSYSVVPRMPAGQVSAEQLIVCGEIAKDFDLYVKVTGAQRIDMFGARVDQLPEIWRRLVDAGMESGQAYGKSLRAVKSCVGTDWCRYGQQDSVKMAVDLELRYRGLRSPHKLKMGVSGCARECAEARGKDVGVIATENGWNLYVGGNGGATPRHAQLLAKDLDDVTLIRFIDRFLGFYVRTADRLQRTAAWMESLEGGLDHIREVVCEDSLGIAEDLEEFVGRHVDGYTDEWSRVLEDPEKLSRFVSFVNAPESPDPTIQFEKRDGRKVPLPAPSMPAVPVGAR, from the coding sequence ATGTCGAGTAGTTCCGCCGCACAAAGCCACCCGAAGCACGTCGTCGTCATCGGCTTCGGGATGGTCGCGCACCGCACGGTGATGGAGATTCTCGCCCGCGAACCGAAGACTCGGATCACCGTCATCGCCGAGGAGGCCGGCCACGCCTACGACCGCGTCGCCCTGTCGAGCTACGTCGGAAGCTGGGACCGCGGCATGCTCGAGCTGGACACGCTGCCATCGGCAGTCGAGGTCCACAACGCACGTGCCACCGGCATCGACCGCGACACCAAGCTCGTCACATGTAGTGACGGACGCGAGGTCGCCTACGACCACCTCGTCCTCGCCACGGGGTCGGCGCCTTTTGTGCCGCCGGTTCCCGGCCACGATCTCGACGGCGTCTTTGTCTACCGCACGCTCGACGATCTAGACGCTCTCCGCGAGCGCATCGACTCCGCAAAAGCCGCGGGCCGCATGCCCGTCGGCGCTGTCATCGGCGGCGGCCTCCTCGGGCTCGAGGCCGCGAACGCTCTGCGGCTGCTCGGCGCTGAGACCCACGTCGTCGAGATGGCGCCGCGTCTCATGCCCATCCAGGTGGATGCGGCCGGCGGCGCGGTGCTCGCGCAGAAGGTCGAGGCGCTCGGCGTGGCCGTGCATGCGGGACGTGCGACGTCATCCATTGCCGAAAACCCGGCTGATCCGAACACGCTGACCATGACGCTCGGTTCCGACGAGGGCGACGAAGAACTTGCTGTCGACCTCGTCGTCTTCTCTGCCGGCATTCGGCCGCGCGACGAACTCGCGGAGCCCGCGGGCCTCGAGCGCGGACCGCGCGGCGGGTTCGGAGTAGACCGCCATTGTCTGACGTCGGACCCCGCGATTTCCGCGGTCGGCGAGGCCGCCGCCGTCGATGGGACCTGTTACGGGCTGGTCGCGCCGGGCTACCAGACCGCGCAGATCGTCGCCGACCGCCTGACCGGGCGCGACGCGCGGACCTTCGTCGATCCGGACATGTCGACCAAGCTCAAGCTGCTAGGCATCGATGTGGCGAGCTTCGGCGACGCGCACGGCGTGGCCGAGGGCGCGAGCGAGCTGCACGTCAATGATCCGGTGGCGGGGGAGTACAAAAAACTGGTGCTCGCGGCAGACGGGAAGACGCTGCTCGGTGGGATTCTCGTCGGCGATGCGGCGCAGTACTCGGTGTTGCGTTCGCTCGTGGGCGAGCCGCTACCGGGTTCGCCGATGGCGCTCATCGCGCCGGCGGCGGGGGAGGCGCCGGCGATCGGAGTTGGCTCGCTGCCTGCGGATGCGCAGATCTGCTCGTGCAATGCGGTGTCGAAAGGGGATATTTGCTCGGCGATCGCGGACGGTTCGCACTCGGTGGGCGATATCAAGACGTGCACCCGCGCAGGCGCCTCGTGTGGTTCGTGCGTGGGGCTCATCAAGCAGCTGCTCGACGCCGAGGGGATCGAGCAGTCGACGGCGGTGTGCGAGCACTTCGCACAGTCGCGGGCTGAGCTGTTCCAGATCGCGTCGTCGACCGGAATCTCTGACTTCTCTACATTTATCGAGCGCTTCGGTCAGGGACGCGGGTGCGAGGTGTGCAAGCCGACGCTCGCGTCGATCTTCGCGACGCTCAACAGTGCGGACCACGTGCTCGACGATGGCCGCGCAGCGCTGCAGGATTCCAACGACCGCTTCCTCGCCAACATCCAGCGCAACGGCTCCTACTCGGTCGTGCCGCGGATGCCGGCGGGGCAGGTGAGCGCCGAGCAGCTCATCGTGTGCGGCGAGATCGCCAAGGATTTCGACCTGTATGTGAAGGTGACGGGCGCGCAGCGGATCGACATGTTCGGCGCTCGCGTGGACCAGCTGCCCGAGATCTGGCGGCGCCTCGTCGACGCCGGAATGGAATCGGGGCAGGCGTATGGGAAGTCGCTGCGCGCGGTGAAGAGCTGCGTGGGGACAGACTGGTGCCGCTATGGTCAGCAGGATTCGGTGAAGATGGCCGTCGATCTCGAGCTGCGCTACCGCGGCTTGCGGAGCCCACACAAGCTGAAGATGGGCGTGTCCGGGTGCGCCCGCGAATGCGCCGAGGCGCGCGGCAAGGACGTCGGGGTTATTGCGACCGAGAACGGCTGGAACCTCTACGTCGGTGGAAATGGCGGAGCGACGCCGCGGCACGCGCAACTTCTGGCGAAGGACCTGGACGACGTCACTCTGATTCGTTTTATCGACCGGTTCCTGGGGTTTTACGTGCGCACGGCGGACAGGCTACAGCGGACGGCGGCGTGGATGGAGAGCCTCGAAGGCGGGCTCGACCACATTCGCGAGGTCGTGTGCGAGGACTCGCTCGGGATTGCGGAGGATCTCGAGGAGTTCGTCGGGCGGCACGTCGATGGGTACACGGATGAGTGGTCGCGGGTGCTTGAGGACCCGGAGAAGTTGTCGCGGTTCGTGTCGTTCGTCAACGCGCCGGAGTCGCCGGATCCGACGATCCAGTTCGAGAAGCGCGACGGGCGGAAGGTGCCGCTGCCCGCGCCGTCGATGCCTGCGGTGCCCGTGGGTGCCCGATAG
- a CDS encoding phytanoyl-CoA dioxygenase family protein, which yields MSTVVADDYPTRVPNEPRIFRRPDPVVWGDAERRNGDVAAYARDGYVQRERAISVARVRECLSEIERIGADPAMADDPRVIREDGTQAVRSIFDVHLLSEAVWAAVEESGAIELAQEILGSDVTVHQSRLNYKPGFAGGAFYWHSDFETWHAEDGMPRPRACSASIALTPNREYNGPLMIMPGTQRFFVQTAGQTPDDFYNESLVTTGPTVGSPSEEAIAELGESHGIDLITGPEGSMTMFDCNALHASGGNITPTPRSNIFVVFNSVENGLTEPFAGTAPRPEYLARR from the coding sequence GTGTCGACGGTTGTCGCAGACGACTATCCGACTCGTGTCCCCAACGAACCGAGGATTTTCCGGCGGCCCGACCCCGTGGTGTGGGGCGACGCCGAACGACGAAACGGCGACGTTGCCGCCTACGCGCGCGACGGATACGTCCAGCGCGAACGCGCGATTTCGGTTGCCCGCGTACGGGAGTGCCTCTCCGAGATCGAACGCATCGGCGCCGACCCGGCCATGGCCGACGACCCGCGCGTGATCCGCGAGGATGGGACACAGGCGGTGCGCTCGATTTTCGACGTCCACCTGCTATCCGAGGCCGTATGGGCCGCAGTCGAGGAGAGCGGCGCGATCGAGCTCGCGCAGGAAATCCTGGGCTCCGACGTCACGGTGCACCAGAGCCGGCTGAACTACAAGCCCGGATTCGCCGGGGGAGCGTTCTATTGGCACTCCGATTTCGAGACGTGGCACGCCGAGGACGGGATGCCGCGCCCGCGCGCGTGCAGCGCCTCGATCGCGCTGACGCCGAACCGTGAATACAACGGGCCACTGATGATCATGCCCGGAACGCAGCGGTTCTTCGTGCAGACGGCCGGCCAGACGCCGGACGACTTCTACAACGAATCGCTGGTGACGACCGGGCCGACGGTGGGTTCACCGTCAGAGGAGGCGATCGCGGAGCTCGGTGAGTCGCACGGCATCGACCTGATCACCGGCCCCGAGGGCTCGATGACAATGTTCGACTGCAACGCGCTGCACGCCTCCGGCGGGAACATCACGCCCACACCGCGCTCGAATATCTTTGTCGTGTTCAACAGCGTGGAGAACGGATTGACCGAGCCGTTCGCGGGAACCGCGCCGCGGCCGGAATATCTGGCGCGGCGGTAG